GACGCTGCCTTTTGAGCCGAACTCGAAACTGCGGCGCGACCCAAATCTAGGCTTGAAAGGTTCGCCGTGGATGGCGTCAAAACCACGATTGTGTCAACCGATAGCTTCGCCAAAGAAATTGAGAATGAATTGACGGGCGGCAGTGGTTCATTCTGCAAAGGATTGAATTGTGGTGAAGCAACTCGCAAACGATTCAGTGGTGCCGGATTGGATTGCAGCCGATTGGGCGCGTCCCCGCGGAACGGTGTAAACTGCGACGCACTTAGATTTGACCGACCAACATGTTGAAGAGAAGCGTTGTCGTGCCGCGAGTCGCGTCCCCGACTGTCGTGCTCGTCCATTCGGTTGGCAGCGTGAAGATCCACCATTGCCGGACGGTCGCGGTCCGCGCCAACCAAATCATTGGCGGTGTTTCCGGTCGAAAACGAAATCAGACCCGCAGCGAGCATGCACCGAGACTCGAGTTGTTCTAACAAAAGTGCTCGGGATTCGTTACGTTCATTCATGATGATGTCTCCCCGAGAAGCCGTGCGCTGATCGAATCTCGCTTTTCCTGTACATCAGAAACGTCATCGACACCATCGAGCGAACTGAGATTTGCACGATGTTTGCGAAGAAATTCTGAATACTGCTGAACCTCGGGGGCCAACCGAACGGCGGCCGACTGATGCTCAATAGCTTCAGCATAGGCACTGGCGGCGGATTCCTGATCACCTAACTGCTGATTCAGAAACCCAAAATTGTTCAAAACTCGGCCAACCATGCTCTGTATTTCCGCATCGTTTGCGAAAGTTTGGGCAAGCGGACGGCCGAGCGAGATCGCTTCATCGAGTGCGACTTGCGCCTTGGCGACTTGAGCGTTTTTTGATAGCGCCAGCCCAAGATGGTTGTAGCTAAGCACAAGATCGCGACGGTAGGTGGGTTGATTCGGCCAGCGAGCGAGCATTTGCTTGCCAATTTCGACCGCTCGGTTGAACGTGTCGATCGCACCTTCGCTGTCATTCCCTGCAAACTGAGCCGCACCAAGCGTGTTCAGCATGACTACCGTTTGGGTCGCAAGCTTGGCATTCCCTCGATCGGCTTGCAACGCATCGAGCTGGCCAGCGAGCGCCTCACGCGCGTACTCAACCGCTCGCTCAGGCGACTGTTCGGTTAGCAATCCACTTAGGTTGGCCTGGACGTTCGCCAGGATCGCTGCGGGACGTTCGGACGCTGCCGCGTCTGGTACCGGCGGCAAACCACGAAGCAAATCGATCGCCTCAAGGTACGTCTGTTCCGCTTGCTCAGTGGCCCCGGTTTGCGACAGCAGTAAACCAAGATTGTTCAGCGTCGTCGCCATCACCATGCCAGTGCTTGACCCACGAACCGAAGATCGCCCGGCCACACTCTTTTGCGTCACGATCGCGCGAGCAAAGTACTTAGCCGCGTCTTCAAACCGGCCACTTCGAACTAAGGTCTGGGCAAGGTTGTTCTGGCTCTTGGACCAATCCAGCAGTATCGAATCGCTAGCGGTCGGTTGCCTGGCAAGTTCAGCGTAGATTGCTTCACTACGGCCAAGCGTTGCGATCGCACTTTCATGATCACCAAGTTCGGATTGCAGTGCCCCAGTTTTGCCCAACGTAATTGCCAAGTCTTCACGCAGTGCCGGATCGCTCTTCACCTCGGCGGCAAATCGTTCGTAGTAGTCCAGAGTTTCAATCAGCAATTGACGGCGTACCGAATCGGCCGCGGGAATGTCCGACAACAGTTCGGCCATTTGCGAACCAAGCCGATCCACTGCGTCGCGTGCTAACTTCTCGCCGCGCAGAGCCCGTGCACCACTGGCATCCGAAACTTGTTTTGCGGCGGCTAGCTTCGCGGTTGCGATGGCCGATCCGACAAAACCGAGCGCCACGATCGCGGCGCCCGTCAGAACGACGCTGCGATGTTTCGACGCCATCCGGCCGATGCGATCGGCGATCGTCGCGGGACGAGCCAGGGTTGGTTCATCCGCAAGCACACGCTGCAGATCAGCCGAAAACTGCTCGGCCGTTTCGTACCGTGCCTCACGGCTTTTGGACATTGCTTTGGCGATCACGGTTTCCAAATCGCGTGGCAGATCCGGGCGCAAAACCCGCAGCGGCGTCACCTCGTGCGTGTCAATCATCTTTAAGATTGTCGGCGCGTCGTCGCCCGGCGTCGCAGGCTGCAGCGTCAACATCTCGTACAACGTCGCGGCAAGCGAATAAACGTCCGCTCGGCCGTCAATCAACGCCGATTGACCTCGCGCTTGCTCGGGACTCATGTACCGCATCGTGCCAATCACGTCCCCGGATCGCGTCAGCGAAACATCCGTCTGGCAGCGCGCAAGTCCAAAATCAGTGATCCAGATTTTTCCCGCAGTGTCTAGCATCAAGTTCGACGGTTTAACGTCGCGATGCACCACACCGTTTTCGTGCGCAACTTGAAGAGCACCGGCAATGTCGATCGACCAACCAATCACATCCTCCCAGGATTGAGCACGACCGTTTTGCAATCCATTTGCTTCCCTGCGCTGGCCAGCGCACCAAGCGTCCATCGAAATTCCTTCGATGAACTGCATCGCGTAGTAGTGGACGCCTCGCTCACTACCGACGCTGTGAATGGGCACAATGTTAGGATGCTGTAACAGGCCAGCCGCATGAGCTTCATTCTTGAAGCGAGCGATTTGGCGAGAATCCAGCAGTGACGCCAGCGGCAGCAACTTAATGGCGACGCGGCGGTCAAGCGACTTTTGGCTCGCTTCATAAACGACACCCATTCCTCCGCGACCGATCTCGCGATGAATCGTAAACTCGCCTAGCGTCATGCTGCCGCTTAAAACCGACGCCTCGGTCTGGGCCGGACCCTGGAAGCCAACCGCGACGCCGTACAACGCATCGAGCTTTTCCAAGTAAGCATTGAACACGTCGGCCAGATCCGGGTTCGCCTGAGTCAGTTGCTCGGCGTCCAATCGCTGGCCATCTTCGAGACTCCGCAGATACAGATCAAGCAAATCGGTCAATCGCGTTTGCTGATCCTTCGTTAAGCCATGCAGCAACGAAGGTTCAGAATTGCTGATATCGATTACTGATTGATTCAACGCGACCATCACATCGCCTCGTTGGTCGTCTTGAAACTTTCAAGCGCTCGCAACCACAGCATTCGGACCGCACCACTTTTGCGATCCATTCGTTCCGCGATTTCATCAAACGACAAACCCTGCAGCACCCGAAATACGATCACTTCGCGGTACGACGGTTTCAGTTTGCTAAGTTGGTCCGCCAAAAACACCGCGCGCTCACGTGCTTGCATCGGCGCACTCGGCGACGGGCCGCCGCCCGGCAACAAGGCCGCCAAATTGCACGCTGACTGTTCCAGCCGGTTGCTGACCGATTCAAGAGACACCTCGCGGCGAATGTCTCGCTTTTCAACTCTCAGGTGCGTCTTGAAACTGCGATGCAAGGTATGAATTAGAATCGTTCGCAGCCAACACAGCAGTTCGCCTTGGCTGTTGCCGCGAAAGTCTTCGAAATCTTTGTGAGCCGCCAACATCGCTTCTTGAACAATGTCTGACGGATTCAGCCGCCGACGCAATCGACGATCGAGCTGGGTGGTTGCTAGAATCGTCAAATAGTTACCGTACCACTGCAACAACTGCCCCAACGCTTCGCGATTCCCTGCTCGTGCCTGTTTCAACAGTGGCAAAAATTCGACATCGTCGCTCGAGACGTCGGACGCCGACGAGCCAGCGGGTTGAGTCACTTGCATCATAAAGTTTCCTCGGGGGGGTGGCTGAACGACCCAAGACCGATTCCGTTGCCGGACGATCAGATCAAAGACCACTCGATCATCCTAGGTTAGTTGCCGGCGAATCCCAAATCCGCCGGCATTTATTGAAACTCTTCCCAAACCCCGCGTTTCAGGAGGTTACCGGCGTCCGCGTCGACCGATCGATGCGAACACACTTTCGCGTGGAGACAAATCATGGTGCGACGGATGACGACCATGCGACCGACCAGAAGCACCAACTTCGGTCGATTGATTTTCCGTAAGAAAGGTGTCCAGTTCTTCGAACGAAACGCCTCCATCAGCATCCACATCCGCCGCAGAGACCTTAGACCAGAACCGATCACTGACTTCTGATTCAGTCAGCAATCCATCGGCGTCGGCATCCTGTGCAGTAAACGCTTCCAGTTTCGCCGCAGCAACCGCCGCATCAAGCTCGGCAACCGTGACCAACCCGTCCGCGTCGGCGTCAACATTCAATTCGGTTAGCTTGGCCCATAGCCGACGGGAAACTTCGTCTTCCGACAGCGATGCATCGTCGTTGGTGTCCAAGCGTGTCACCAAAGCTTCGGCGTCGCCGCCAAAACGACCGAGGTTAAACGCCATGCCAACGAAGTGACTGGATCGTTCGTCGCCACAGTGGCTGTCGTCGGTGCCTTCGGCGTCGGTGTCAGTATCGTCTGATTCTTCCAGCACTCCGCCGTCATCAATAGGATCAACCGTTTCGTCCGTCGTATCGTCATCGGTTTCGCCAGTTGTCTCGTCAGTCGTGTCAACGACTTCGTCGACGGTGCCAGTGTCTTCAGTAACCGTATCATCGATTTCATCAACCGTTTCATCGGTGGTGTCGTCCACAACGTCTGTCGTATCAGTTTCGTCAACTGTATCGGTGTCCGCTTCAGTATCAGTGTCGACCGTGATCGTCGTCAGCGACGCGTTGCCGCTCATTGCATTGATAACGGTCAACGCGTCCAGCGCAGTCACCGAACCATCACCGTTCACGTCACCAAGACCTGGCGTTTCAATCTCGGTCAAATCAATCGTCGACGAGCGACTGAGTTGATTGATGATCATCAAAGCATCGAGTGCCGAAGTGTTGCTGTCGCCGTTGACATCGGTCGGATTGATGTAGTTAAAGTCGACCAGTTCGGCGTCCAAGCGACCGCCGAACCGATGCCAGTTCCCACCGCGTCGCCATCGATTGCGTGGGAACGGAACGTCGTCCGAATCGCCTGGATCCGTATTCGTGTTCGTGTTGTCGGTATTGTCCGTCGTCGTATCCTGATCGACGGTATCATCAACCGCCGTGATATCGTCATCTGATGTCGTTTCCGTTCCATCGGACACCGCATACAACGAAGCGATCGCTGCCGCATCGACGTTGCTTAGCGAGGTAAAGAATTGATTGGGCGTGACGTACGGTGTCAGCACACTAGCGGCCGTCATGGCGTGATCGAGCCCCAAGGAGTGACCCAGTTCGTGAACTGCGACATAGACAAGGTCAAACGCGCTGCTGCCAAGCGAGTTGCCAACTTCCCATGCTTCCGAAATGTCAAACTGGATGTCGCCAGCAATCCGAGCGGGATTCACGTCATCGGGAAAATAGGCCTGGGCAAGCGTTCCCGCCACACCGTCGATGTTGACGAACGATATATCGATCGAATCCCGCAGTCCCGATTGGCTGGTTGGCGTGAATGTGATGTCCGCGGCACTGGACCAAGCTGCCAGCGCCGTTTCAATCGCAGCGTTGGTTTCCGCCTGCGTCAGCGAATCCGGCGAATTGGCAATGTGATACGTCAGTTCCGCGCCCCCTAAACCGGGGCCATCCCAACCCATGCTGGCCGCCAACACGCGGCGGGTTTCGAGTAGCTGCAACGTTAGGCGGCGTTTTTTTGTTGAACGACGTACCATCAAAAAATCCTTGTTTGAAGCAGAAAAGAGCCGCTTTTGGCGAGTTATCGGAGCCTTGATCGGATCCCCAGTGCATTAGGGACCATCTCATTAACGTTTGTCACTCGATTTCCCTAAAAAAGCTAAAACGATCGCGACCGGGCTACGGACTGACCACCACAGAGCTTTTGATATCATTCGCGCGTGCATGTTCGTTTTCATACAGCGGCATGTGCCGGTAGTAGACTTCCAAGCAATACAGCGAAAAGCAGGTCGTATACAGACGGCCAGCGCGGCGACCCCAAGCATCGTTTTGGGGCGACCAGCTTCCAATTTCTCGCCCTTGTCGTTCCTGATGCGCGGGCACTTCAACCTTCAACTTGTCGTTCCACTGCCTCCACATCGCCCCACCGTAGTGATGCAACGTCTGCGTCGCGTAATACCAGTAGTAGACATCCGGTTCATTGAAATCGATCGGATGGTTCGCTACCAATGCTCCGCAACCCTGGGTCATGCCGGGCATGTTCCGGTGCCAGCCCATGTATTGGCGGCACAACAAACCTTCGGCAGTCATCGAGGGCGATGCGACGCCACCGGTCTGATACGAGTAGCCTCCGGTGTAACCGCTTGTCACCGAGTCAAGGTACGTCTCGACTCGCGGCCAGACCTGAGGTTGAATTTCCAGCCCTCCCGCGTCACCGCTCTTTAGCGCCATCACGAACCAACCTGTCACTGACGTATCGCTTTCGAACCTTGGTCGGTAGCGCCAGCCACCTTCGTACGACTGAGAATTACACGCAAAATCACAGGCTGCTTGAGCGTAGGGACGAATCCATGAATCGCCTGTCATCGCGTACAGTTCGCACAACACAATTGTCGCCTGCGCTTGCGAGTACATCTTTTCGTGTTCGGGAGACCGATTGGCCATAAAACCCTGTCGGTCCTGTTGTTTGACGAGCCAATGAACCGCTCGTAAGAGTTCTTTCTTGTACTCGCCACCACGATGCGTGCTGCCGGCTCCCATCATCGCCAGCATCGCCATCGAAGTCGCGCTGATGTCATTCTCGGTTCTTGCACCGTTTTCGTAGGGACCGACCAGGCTCCAATTACCTCTTTTTTGCTGTTGTCGTTTCAACCATTTCAAACCCAGCGAGACGGCATCCTCGGTGGCTTTGGTTCCGCCTGACTCGCGAAGCAACTTTTGCTTCATCGCTCCGGTGCGACCGCTGAACATTCGCACGGATAGCGGACCACCGAGACTCGCCTGCCAGACAGCGATATCAGATGGCTGAATCATCGAGGGGATCGATGCCAAGACATCTTGCGTTTCAAAGTTCACTAGCTCGACATCCAGAGTTTCCTGATCCAAAACCTCGTCGATCTCAATCGACTCGATCACAAACTCGGCAAGTTCCGGCCTAGCGTCACCACTGCCTTGAGTGATGGTCAATACCAAGCGACCGATCCCACCGGCAGGCGTTGTGATCAAGGCGAGCACCAACAGAAAGACCAAGTGCACCACCAAACTGATCAACCATGGTGGCACCGATTTGCGTTCGGCAATTTCAAGATCAACGGTACAAGGAACCGACGGTTTTGACGCCGCTGACGACGACCGAACCCTCGGCGCGGGACGGGCTTGCGTGAGAGGCGTTGCGGCGCCACTCGGCAAGGCCGGGCCGCTCCATCGCGGACTAGCCGACACCGGTGGCGGAACGACCGCCACTGGCATCAAGACGGCAGATTGCGAGGAAGCGTGCATCGACGTGCCTTTACAGAAACCGGTACAGGAAACGAGTTGCGTCAGAGCAACATCCCAGCGCGCCGCCCTACCCCATGGCCAGAATCTGTCGCTACAGATCCACTCGCGCCGAGGTCAACTCGTAGCGATTTCCCGAACTTGATCCATCACGCTCTGCGAGCCGTGCGGCAATCCGTTCTGCGCGTTCCGCACGTTTCGCTTCCGCCCGTGCCAATCGGTACGGCCGCGCTTGTTCGTCGCGGGCCAGCGTCGACAGTCGCTGTTGCTGACTGTTCTGGTAGCCGATCGACTGAGCTTGCTGTTGATATTGCTGGCCGATCAACGCAACCGACGATGGATAAGCCGATGGAGAGTTCGAAACCAACGAACTGGACGAATACGGGAGTGCCGGATTGAAGGTACTGTTGCTGCCCGTTGGCGTGCTTCCACGACCCCCGCGGCTACACTGCGCCATCGCTTCGCCAGTCGAACACATCAACAGGGCTGCCAAGCTAGCGGCCCCTAATAAGTAGTGTCGTTTACAACGCACGATACACCTCTGCGGGTTTTGAAGAGAGAAAAGACTGTCCTGCTTTAGTAGGGACCATCACCCGGAAGATGTCACAAACAATCGACGCAATACAAACGAAGGGAGCCAAGCCCCGACGGACTCGGCTCCCCTCAAACGAAGAATCATTCAATGGCTGCCAGCCACTCACTCTGCAGATGGACGGCCCGACGATGGACGACCTTGACCGCGACCGCGAGGGCCATCTTGGCTGCCCGCACCGGGACCACCAGCCCCCTCACCTCGACCACGCGGACCTCCGCGTCCGGCCGGCCCCTGCTTCATCTTTTGCAACTGTTCGGGGGTAAGAATTTTCGCCAACTGCGAATCGACTTCGGCCTGCAATTTTGCGATCGCTTCCGTTTGCTGCGTCGTCAAACCAAGTTGCTGTTGCACGAATTCGGGAAGCACCTGCCCAATCGGCGGCTGACCATGACCACCCGGTCCACCACGACCTTCGGGCCCGCCTGGGCCACCACGACCTTCCGGGCCGCCGCGGCCTTCAGGTCCACCTGGACCACCGCGGCCTTCAGGTCCGCCACGCATCCCGTTTCGCTCGCCCTGCTCGGGAGCCTGCCCCACCATCGCTGTCAATTCTTCGCGAGTCACGACTCCATCCTTATCAGCGTCAGCGCGTTCTAGCATTGGCTTTAGCCGGCTGTCAGCCACTTCGTCACTAGTCAGCTTGCCATCACCGTTCGCGTCCAACGCCATCAATCGCTCGATCGGCGCCGCTCCTCGACGTCCTTCGCCACCGCCCGGCGGTTGGGCGATAGCAGTACCAGCACT
The DNA window shown above is from Rubripirellula reticaptiva and carries:
- a CDS encoding serine/threonine-protein kinase: MVALNQSVIDISNSEPSLLHGLTKDQQTRLTDLLDLYLRSLEDGQRLDAEQLTQANPDLADVFNAYLEKLDALYGVAVGFQGPAQTEASVLSGSMTLGEFTIHREIGRGGMGVVYEASQKSLDRRVAIKLLPLASLLDSRQIARFKNEAHAAGLLQHPNIVPIHSVGSERGVHYYAMQFIEGISMDAWCAGQRREANGLQNGRAQSWEDVIGWSIDIAGALQVAHENGVVHRDVKPSNLMLDTAGKIWITDFGLARCQTDVSLTRSGDVIGTMRYMSPEQARGQSALIDGRADVYSLAATLYEMLTLQPATPGDDAPTILKMIDTHEVTPLRVLRPDLPRDLETVIAKAMSKSREARYETAEQFSADLQRVLADEPTLARPATIADRIGRMASKHRSVVLTGAAIVALGFVGSAIATAKLAAAKQVSDASGARALRGEKLARDAVDRLGSQMAELLSDIPAADSVRRQLLIETLDYYERFAAEVKSDPALREDLAITLGKTGALQSELGDHESAIATLGRSEAIYAELARQPTASDSILLDWSKSQNNLAQTLVRSGRFEDAAKYFARAIVTQKSVAGRSSVRGSSTGMVMATTLNNLGLLLSQTGATEQAEQTYLEAIDLLRGLPPVPDAAASERPAAILANVQANLSGLLTEQSPERAVEYAREALAGQLDALQADRGNAKLATQTVVMLNTLGAAQFAGNDSEGAIDTFNRAVEIGKQMLARWPNQPTYRRDLVLSYNHLGLALSKNAQVAKAQVALDEAISLGRPLAQTFANDAEIQSMVGRVLNNFGFLNQQLGDQESAASAYAEAIEHQSAAVRLAPEVQQYSEFLRKHRANLSSLDGVDDVSDVQEKRDSISARLLGETSS
- a CDS encoding sigma-70 family RNA polymerase sigma factor; its protein translation is MQVTQPAGSSASDVSSDDVEFLPLLKQARAGNREALGQLLQWYGNYLTILATTQLDRRLRRRLNPSDIVQEAMLAAHKDFEDFRGNSQGELLCWLRTILIHTLHRSFKTHLRVEKRDIRREVSLESVSNRLEQSACNLAALLPGGGPSPSAPMQARERAVFLADQLSKLKPSYREVIVFRVLQGLSFDEIAERMDRKSGAVRMLWLRALESFKTTNEAM
- a CDS encoding matrixin family metalloprotease, with protein sequence MVRRSTKKRRLTLQLLETRRVLAASMGWDGPGLGGAELTYHIANSPDSLTQAETNAAIETALAAWSSAADITFTPTSQSGLRDSIDISFVNIDGVAGTLAQAYFPDDVNPARIAGDIQFDISEAWEVGNSLGSSAFDLVYVAVHELGHSLGLDHAMTAASVLTPYVTPNQFFTSLSNVDAAAIASLYAVSDGTETTSDDDITAVDDTVDQDTTTDNTDNTNTNTDPGDSDDVPFPRNRWRRGGNWHRFGGRLDAELVDFNYINPTDVNGDSNTSALDALMIINQLSRSSTIDLTEIETPGLGDVNGDGSVTALDALTVINAMSGNASLTTITVDTDTEADTDTVDETDTTDVVDDTTDETVDEIDDTVTEDTGTVDEVVDTTDETTGETDDDTTDETVDPIDDGGVLEESDDTDTDAEGTDDSHCGDERSSHFVGMAFNLGRFGGDAEALVTRLDTNDDASLSEDEVSRRLWAKLTELNVDADADGLVTVAELDAAVAAAKLEAFTAQDADADGLLTESEVSDRFWSKVSAADVDADGGVSFEELDTFLTENQSTEVGASGRSHGRHPSHHDLSPRESVFASIGRRGRR
- a CDS encoding prenyltransferase/squalene oxidase repeat-containing protein, whose protein sequence is MHASSQSAVLMPVAVVPPPVSASPRWSGPALPSGAATPLTQARPAPRVRSSSAASKPSVPCTVDLEIAERKSVPPWLISLVVHLVFLLVLALITTPAGGIGRLVLTITQGSGDARPELAEFVIESIEIDEVLDQETLDVELVNFETQDVLASIPSMIQPSDIAVWQASLGGPLSVRMFSGRTGAMKQKLLRESGGTKATEDAVSLGLKWLKRQQQKRGNWSLVGPYENGARTENDISATSMAMLAMMGAGSTHRGGEYKKELLRAVHWLVKQQDRQGFMANRSPEHEKMYSQAQATIVLCELYAMTGDSWIRPYAQAACDFACNSQSYEGGWRYRPRFESDTSVTGWFVMALKSGDAGGLEIQPQVWPRVETYLDSVTSGYTGGYSYQTGGVASPSMTAEGLLCRQYMGWHRNMPGMTQGCGALVANHPIDFNEPDVYYWYYATQTLHHYGGAMWRQWNDKLKVEVPAHQERQGREIGSWSPQNDAWGRRAGRLYTTCFSLYCLEVYYRHMPLYENEHARANDIKSSVVVSP
- a CDS encoding EF-hand domain-containing protein codes for the protein MKKRILLSAAVLSVFSAGTAIAQPPGGGEGRRGAAPIERLMALDANGDGKLTSDEVADSRLKPMLERADADKDGVVTREELTAMVGQAPEQGERNGMRGGPEGRGGPGGPEGRGGPEGRGGPGGPEGRGGPGGHGQPPIGQVLPEFVQQQLGLTTQQTEAIAKLQAEVDSQLAKILTPEQLQKMKQGPAGRGGPRGRGEGAGGPGAGSQDGPRGRGQGRPSSGRPSAE